From Acidovorax sp. 1608163:
GTGGCTTTGTGGTGGCCGTGCCCACCCGTGTGGGCTATGGCGTGAGCGGTGGCGAGGACGTGGAGGACACGGGGGCGTGCAACAACCGCAACTACCCGCCAGGGTTCGACGCCGCTGCCGTGCAAATGCTGGCCGCACTGAGCGCGGTGCGCCAGCGGCCTGACGTGGCGCCCGACAAGGTGCTGGTGATAGGGCAGTCGTTTGGTGGAGGGGGTACGGTGGCGCTGGCCGCGATAAACCCGCCCGGCGTGGTGGCCGCCATCAATTTTGCGGGCGGCAGCGGTGGCGACCCCAAGGGCCGACCGCAGAATCCCTGCTCTCAGCCCGCGCTGGAGCGCACCTTTCAGGCGTATGGTGCGCAGGCCAGGGTGCCCATGCTGTGGGTCTATACCGAGAATGACATGTACTTTGGCCCCCAACTGCCGCGCCAGTGGCATGCCGCGTTCACCAAGGCAGGGGGCAAGGCGAGCTTTGTGCAGTTCCCGCCGCATGGCGAAGATGGGCATTCCCTTTTCACCCGCTTCCCGCAAGTGTGGCAGCCTGCCGTGTCCGAGTTTCTGGATGCGAATGGGTTTGCTCCTGTAGCCCCCCAGTAAAGGCGTCAGCATGCGTTTCAAGCTTTTTTACTCTCGAAAATTCCTTGTCCTGATGGCGTGGACTGGTGCCTGTCTTGCTGCCATGGCCAGCCCCATGCAGCGCGTGGAGCTGCCATTGCCGTCCGGCACTGTGCTGCGCGCCCACTGGCTGCCAGCGCCGCAGTCTGCCGCACAGGCTCAGCCCTCTGCCCAACCTGCGGTGCTCGCACTGCATGGCTGCGGAGGCTTGTACGCCAAGGGCGGGGCGCTGTCCTCGCGCTACCGGGAGACGGCTGAGACTTTGCACGCCGCAGGCTATGCCGTGCTGATGCCCGACAGCTTTGGATCGCGCGGTTTGCGCGATGTATGCCAGACCCGCTACAGCGACCGGACCTTGAACGTGAACGACCGGGTGCAGGACGCTCGCGCCGCCCTGGTGTGGCTGGCGGCGCAGCCGGGTGTGGATGCCCAGCGCATCGGCGTGATGGGCTGGTCCAACGGCGGAACCACCACCTTGAACCTGCTCGTGCAGCGGCACACCCATCCCCAAGAAGGTGAGCCCGCGTTGGCCGGTGCGGCGGTGTTTTACCCAGGCTGCGGGCCCCTGCTCAAACACCAGGCCGTGGCAGACGGCGTGCCGCTGCTGATGCAGCTCGGTGCGCTGGACGACTGGACCCCGGCCCAACCCTGCGTGGACTGGGCCACCACCCTCAAGGCCCGCGCGGGCAGCGACGTGACGGTGCATGTGTACGAGGGCAGCTACCACGGCTTTGATGGCAAAGACCCCGTGCGCCTGCGGGGGGATGTGCCCAACGGAACGTCCGCCCAGGGGGTACACCAAGGGGGCAACCCACAGGCACGAACCGAATCTCAGGCAGCCCTGCAATCTTTCTGGAGCCGGGTGCTGGGCGCTCGGAAGGCACCATGAACCCTGCACACTATTTCAGCCAACTGGCCCGCTATAACCAATGGGCTACAGACCGCCTGCTTGACGCGGTGGCGGTGGTGTCTGACGAGGACTACCGCCGTGATGTGGGCCTGTTTTTCCGCAGCATCCATGGCACCCTCAACCACCTGTTGGTGGGTGAGCACCTGCTGTGGTTTGTGCGGTTTGACGAAGGCCGCTCGCCGGGCTTGGCTCTGGATGCCGAGGCCGAGCCCGACCGGCTGCAACTCGCACCGCGCCTGCGCGAGGGCACTGCCCGCTGGGCACCGCTGCTGGCCACCTGGCCTGCTGAGCGCTGGGAGGGTGACTTGGCCTACACCACCACGAAAGGCGAAGCGGTATCGATGCCTTTTGTGGCCACGCTGGCGCATGTCTTCAACCACAGTACCCACCATCGTGGGCAGATTACCGCCGCCCTCACAGCACTAGGCCACGTCTGCCCGGTGCTGGATCTGATCTACTTTTTGCGGGCCGAACAGGCCGCAGCCACGCCATGAGCAACAACCTGCAAATTACCTACCAAGGCGCAGTGGCGCGCATCACGCTCACGCAGCCTGAGATCCGCAACGCCTTCAGCGATGAGGTCATTGCCGAGATCACCGCCGCCTTCACCGAGGTGGGGGGGCGTGCCGATGTGCGCGCCGTGGTGCTCGCCGCAGAAGGCCCTGCTTTCTGCGCCGGTGCCAACCTCAACTGGATGCGCCGCATGGCCGACTACACGCGCGATGAAAACATCGCTGACGCAGGCAAGCTGGCCGAGATGCTGCGTGTGATCTACGAATGCCCCAAGCCCACGATTGCCCGCGTGCAGGGCGATGTGTACGCAGGCGGCATGGGCCTGGTGGCCGCGTGCGACATGGCGGTGGCGGTGGACGCGGCGGGCTTTTGCCTGAGCGAGGTGAAGCTGGGGCTCATCCCCGCCACCATCAGCCCCTATGTGATCCGAGCCATGGGCGCGCGCGCTGCGCACCGCTACTTCCTGACGGCCGAGCGCTTTGACGCGGCCGAGGCGCTGCGCATCGGTTTTGTGCACGCCGTGGTGGCTGCCGATCAGCTGGATGCCAAGGTCGATGAACTGCTCAAAGCCCTGACCAGCGCCAGTCCCAACGCCGTGCGGGTGTGCAAGAAACTGGTGCTCGATGTGGCCGAGCGTGAGATCAACGCAGGCTTGATCGCTGCCACGGTGCAGGGCATTGCCGACATCCGCGCCAGCGACGAAGGCAAGGAAGGCGTGCAGTCTTTTCTGAACAAGCGCAAGCCCAACTGGCTGGGCTGATCGGTAACTGCAGGCCATGGACACCCTCTGGTTCAACATCGTGCAGTGGCTCCACACGCTGGGACTGCATGTGGATGGCGGTACCGCGCGCGCCGTGGGCGACGCGGCAGCTACAGCAACTGCGAAGCTCGACATGCCCAGCCTGCTGGCGCTGGCCGCCGCACTGGGCTGGGCCAGCGGGTTCCGGCTGTATGCCGTGGTGTTCCTGGTCGGCATGATGGGCGTGCTGGGCTGGATGCCCCTGCCGCCAGGCCTGGCGATGCTGCAGCACCCGCTGGTGCTGATGGTCAGCGGCTTCATGTTGATAGTTGAGTTTTTTGCCGACAAGGTGCCCTGGGTGGACAGCGCCTGGGATGCCATCCATGCCTTCATCCGCGTGCCTGCGGGCGCCGCCTTGGCCTATGGCGTGTTTGGCGCCGACAACGCCACCATGGCCGTGGTGGCGGGACTGCTGGGCGGCTCGCTCTCTGCCACGGCCCTGGCCACCAAGATGACCACCCGCGCCGCCGTGAACACCTCGCCCGAGCCGTTTTCCAACTGGGGGCTGTCGTTTTTTGAAGACGGCCTGGTGGTGGCCGTGGTGTGGCTGGCCACGCAGCACCCGGTGGCCTTCAGCATTGCGCTGGTGGTGATTGTGGTCGTGTCGGTGCTGCTGCTGGTGGTGCTGTTCAAGTTTCTGCGCGCCGTGGTGCGGCGCCTTTCCTCTTTCTTTTCTGGTTCTGCCAAGGTGGCGTAAATGTTTACAAAAATCCTGATTGCCAATCGCGGTGAGATCGCCTGCCGTGTCGCCGCCACAGCCCAGCGCCTGGGCGTAAAGACCGTCGCCGTGTACTC
This genomic window contains:
- a CDS encoding dienelactone hydrolase family protein, whose protein sequence is MRVSYGWAVGLALAALAGATHARVVEEQIDVPVQVKNAWGKPVAHTIRVTVWSDDTNPQPAPIALVNHGRAPDAQGRASLGRARYTDASRYLLRRGFVVAVPTRVGYGVSGGEDVEDTGACNNRNYPPGFDAAAVQMLAALSAVRQRPDVAPDKVLVIGQSFGGGGTVALAAINPPGVVAAINFAGGSGGDPKGRPQNPCSQPALERTFQAYGAQARVPMLWVYTENDMYFGPQLPRQWHAAFTKAGGKASFVQFPPHGEDGHSLFTRFPQVWQPAVSEFLDANGFAPVAPQ
- a CDS encoding dienelactone hydrolase family protein — encoded protein: MASPMQRVELPLPSGTVLRAHWLPAPQSAAQAQPSAQPAVLALHGCGGLYAKGGALSSRYRETAETLHAAGYAVLMPDSFGSRGLRDVCQTRYSDRTLNVNDRVQDARAALVWLAAQPGVDAQRIGVMGWSNGGTTTLNLLVQRHTHPQEGEPALAGAAVFYPGCGPLLKHQAVADGVPLLMQLGALDDWTPAQPCVDWATTLKARAGSDVTVHVYEGSYHGFDGKDPVRLRGDVPNGTSAQGVHQGGNPQARTESQAALQSFWSRVLGARKAP
- a CDS encoding DinB family protein, with the protein product MNPAHYFSQLARYNQWATDRLLDAVAVVSDEDYRRDVGLFFRSIHGTLNHLLVGEHLLWFVRFDEGRSPGLALDAEAEPDRLQLAPRLREGTARWAPLLATWPAERWEGDLAYTTTKGEAVSMPFVATLAHVFNHSTHHRGQITAALTALGHVCPVLDLIYFLRAEQAAATP
- a CDS encoding enoyl-CoA hydratase/isomerase family protein codes for the protein MSNNLQITYQGAVARITLTQPEIRNAFSDEVIAEITAAFTEVGGRADVRAVVLAAEGPAFCAGANLNWMRRMADYTRDENIADAGKLAEMLRVIYECPKPTIARVQGDVYAGGMGLVAACDMAVAVDAAGFCLSEVKLGLIPATISPYVIRAMGARAAHRYFLTAERFDAAEALRIGFVHAVVAADQLDAKVDELLKALTSASPNAVRVCKKLVLDVAEREINAGLIAATVQGIADIRASDEGKEGVQSFLNKRKPNWLG
- a CDS encoding DUF4126 domain-containing protein; protein product: MDTLWFNIVQWLHTLGLHVDGGTARAVGDAAATATAKLDMPSLLALAAALGWASGFRLYAVVFLVGMMGVLGWMPLPPGLAMLQHPLVLMVSGFMLIVEFFADKVPWVDSAWDAIHAFIRVPAGAALAYGVFGADNATMAVVAGLLGGSLSATALATKMTTRAAVNTSPEPFSNWGLSFFEDGLVVAVVWLATQHPVAFSIALVVIVVVSVLLLVVLFKFLRAVVRRLSSFFSGSAKVA